In the genome of Cupriavidus taiwanensis, one region contains:
- a CDS encoding lipid-transfer protein, producing MTKHVVVAGVGMIPFRKPGQSDPYAVMGANAARLALEDAGLSYDKIQQAYVGYVYGDSTCGQAALYKVGVTGIPIVNVNNNCSTGSTALFLARQAVESGAVECALALGFEFMQPGPLKSAWTDREAAMIEFTNIAAPMVQDALEAGVPRALTLFGGAGREHMQRYGTRLETFAKIRAKASRHAANNPLAVFRTVVTEEDVMNEKVMWPGVMTRSMACPPTCGAAAAIVCTEAFAKKHNLRTGVRILAQSLTTDVAPSFDPPSMIGLVGFHMAEAGANSVYEQTGVGPSDIQVCELHDCFAQNELLTYESLGFARVGEAEKMVLDGDNTYGGKVVVNPSGGLLSKGHPLGATGLAQCFELTRQIRGTAGPTQVEGAKLALQHNLGLGGACVVTMYGRG from the coding sequence ATGACCAAGCACGTGGTAGTCGCCGGCGTCGGCATGATCCCGTTCAGGAAACCAGGCCAGAGCGACCCGTACGCCGTGATGGGCGCCAATGCCGCCAGACTGGCGCTGGAGGATGCCGGCCTCTCGTACGACAAGATCCAGCAGGCCTATGTCGGTTACGTCTATGGCGACTCGACCTGCGGCCAGGCGGCGCTGTACAAGGTAGGGGTGACCGGCATTCCCATTGTCAACGTCAACAACAACTGCTCGACCGGCTCGACTGCCCTGTTCCTGGCGCGCCAGGCGGTCGAGAGCGGCGCGGTGGAATGCGCGCTGGCGCTCGGCTTCGAGTTCATGCAGCCGGGCCCGCTGAAGAGTGCCTGGACCGACCGCGAGGCGGCGATGATCGAGTTCACCAATATCGCTGCACCCATGGTGCAGGACGCGCTCGAAGCCGGCGTGCCGCGCGCGCTGACATTGTTCGGCGGCGCAGGCCGCGAGCACATGCAGCGGTACGGCACCAGGCTGGAGACATTCGCAAAGATTCGCGCCAAGGCCAGCCGTCACGCGGCCAATAACCCGCTGGCCGTGTTCCGTACCGTCGTCACGGAAGAGGATGTGATGAACGAGAAAGTGATGTGGCCTGGGGTGATGACGCGCTCGATGGCCTGTCCGCCAACCTGCGGCGCCGCCGCCGCCATTGTCTGCACGGAGGCGTTTGCGAAGAAGCACAACCTGCGCACCGGCGTCCGCATCCTCGCCCAGTCGCTGACCACCGACGTCGCGCCGAGCTTTGATCCGCCGTCGATGATCGGCCTGGTGGGCTTCCATATGGCCGAGGCGGGCGCGAACTCCGTGTACGAGCAGACCGGTGTCGGCCCGTCCGACATCCAGGTTTGCGAACTGCACGATTGCTTCGCGCAGAACGAATTGCTGACCTACGAATCGCTTGGCTTTGCCAGGGTCGGCGAGGCCGAGAAGATGGTGCTGGACGGTGACAACACTTACGGCGGCAAGGTGGTGGTCAACCCGTCGGGCGGCCTGCTTTCGAAGGGCCATCCGCTGGGCGCCACGGGCCTTGCGCAGTGCTTCGAGCTGACCCGCCAGATCCGCGGCACCGCCGGCCCGACCCAGGTTGAAGGCGCGAAGCTGGCGCTGCAGCACAACCTCGGCCTCGGCGGCGCCTGCGTGGTGACGATGTACGGCCGCGGCTGA
- a CDS encoding acyl-CoA dehydrogenase family protein, with the protein MQVVRSVYREDHEQFRTTVRRFLERECLSRQEQWWEDGIVDRATWIKAGREGLLCTGLPVEYGGGGGDFGHAAIIAEEMAYVGCSISFGLHSDIVAPYIVRLGTEAQKQAWLPGVCSGETVLAVAITEPGGGSDVKACRTTAVRDGDEWVINGSKTFISNGFISDMVMVVCKTDPSAGAKGISLIMVETNREGFRRGRKLQKVGMHSQDTAELFFDNVRVPAGNLLGEENKGFGYLMHDLAQERFIIAVSAAAKLERLLEQTIEYVKDRQAFGQTVWDFQNTRFKLADVKAQAVSLRTMVDYYLGEHMRRRLTGEEAAIAKLHATEVLWRCIDDMTQLHGGYGYMLEYPIARAFVDMRVARVYGGSNEVMRELISRKL; encoded by the coding sequence GTGCAGGTCGTTCGTAGTGTCTATCGTGAAGATCATGAGCAGTTCCGCACCACGGTCCGCCGGTTCCTGGAGCGTGAATGCCTGTCGCGCCAAGAGCAGTGGTGGGAGGACGGTATCGTAGACCGCGCGACCTGGATCAAGGCTGGCCGCGAAGGCTTGCTGTGCACGGGGCTGCCGGTGGAATACGGCGGTGGAGGCGGCGACTTCGGGCACGCGGCCATCATCGCCGAGGAAATGGCCTATGTCGGCTGCAGTATTTCCTTCGGGCTTCACTCCGATATCGTTGCGCCGTACATCGTCCGGCTGGGTACCGAAGCGCAGAAGCAGGCGTGGCTGCCCGGCGTCTGCTCTGGCGAGACCGTGCTGGCCGTTGCCATTACCGAGCCTGGTGGCGGCTCGGACGTGAAAGCCTGCCGTACCACTGCAGTGCGGGATGGCGACGAATGGGTCATCAACGGCAGCAAGACCTTCATCTCGAACGGCTTCATCTCCGACATGGTGATGGTGGTGTGCAAGACCGACCCGTCGGCCGGCGCCAAGGGCATCAGCCTGATCATGGTCGAAACCAATCGCGAGGGCTTCCGCCGCGGCCGCAAGCTGCAGAAGGTCGGCATGCACTCCCAGGACACCGCCGAACTGTTCTTCGACAACGTCCGGGTGCCGGCTGGCAACCTGCTCGGCGAGGAGAATAAGGGCTTCGGCTACCTGATGCACGACCTGGCCCAGGAACGCTTCATCATCGCCGTCTCCGCTGCCGCCAAGCTCGAGCGCCTGCTGGAGCAGACCATCGAGTACGTCAAGGACCGCCAGGCCTTCGGGCAGACGGTCTGGGACTTCCAGAACACCCGGTTCAAGCTCGCCGATGTCAAGGCACAGGCGGTGTCCTTGCGCACGATGGTGGATTACTACCTCGGCGAGCACATGCGGCGTCGTCTCACGGGAGAAGAAGCCGCCATCGCCAAACTGCATGCCACCGAAGTCCTGTGGAGATGCATCGACGATATGACGCAGTTGCACGGTGGCTACGGCTACATGCTCGAGTACCCGATCGCCCGTGCTTTCGTCGACATGCGCGTGGCCCGAGTCTACGGCGGGTCCAACGAGGTCATGCGCGAACTGATTTCGCGGAAGCTGTAA
- a CDS encoding LuxR C-terminal-related transcriptional regulator produces MPNVPKSPPEPIAGTKLTPPRPARRLLAREALVHRLLDARHRRCVVVQGPAGCGKTSALVAWRQGLVALGFDVAWFSLEEEDNDPVRFFDCLLASIALVNADIAQKAAGLAGDRGDFSAAESWVVTLIEAIATQPRDLVLMLDDVHHIEDVRIWQALQWLLDYAPPHLHVVLCSRNRLSLSLARMHAQGLLSVFDFRDLRFNPVESEAYLREQLGVVSPREARQLHELTDGWIAGLQLFALDIKAKHGAGFSPTALRDAGTFAQYFDREVLSQLDADDQKLLTCAAICDRFSAHLCATLVGEPRAVARMMTRLVRLDSSNLFLIQVSDHDQESWYRLHPLLREVLLARVAAMPEERQRALHAAAWRWFEQRDYVEEAVAHAVLAGEAGAAADVILARASELLARDGLGRLTRLLRSLPAGLVESYFVLQTMQAHIDLRSRHLAAAEQAIEQLALKAATLGERERYAVTVLRGGLALMRDDISAATVLLPELERVPPDADDFMLTTRGNVVGWIHMHRGEYERAREVLADSTEQGGAMVSSLVGRCFAGLSLSIEGRCLEAEPVFRQVLHEAEQLGGIYVGAAHMAAVLLSETLYELNEIEAVCKLLEKRIERLEAVSVPDAVLRALQMLAQAHRVAGRSLESVAYLDRLEDYAVRHSLDRLLVIALGVRSRWLLLEGELDPAEAAVARAQALAGDGTRHAATWSVDFVATLAVSGLCLHRHDYDGALSHLTPLLESGKLASRGRYLAIVLMQCAVAERGRGNARVAYERLREALRYGQRFGLVRSLLDAAPHGARLIQEALQAQVFDPVLAFFARRLLEASERWRARVVPPGAVRRASPVLTLSEREAEVLKLISQAMSNKMVARTLSVSPETVKWHLKNIFIKLGVTCRDEAVALLRDVEADASMQGAGQSR; encoded by the coding sequence TTGCCAAACGTACCCAAGAGCCCGCCCGAGCCGATTGCCGGTACGAAGCTGACGCCGCCGCGCCCGGCCCGGCGGCTGCTGGCCCGCGAAGCGCTGGTTCACAGGCTGCTCGACGCGCGGCATCGGCGATGTGTGGTGGTGCAGGGGCCGGCCGGATGCGGCAAGACGTCGGCGCTGGTCGCATGGCGTCAGGGATTAGTTGCGCTGGGTTTTGACGTGGCCTGGTTCTCGCTGGAAGAAGAGGACAATGATCCCGTCCGCTTCTTCGACTGTCTGCTTGCCAGCATCGCGCTGGTGAACGCCGATATTGCGCAGAAGGCTGCCGGTCTTGCCGGAGACCGTGGCGATTTCTCTGCGGCCGAAAGCTGGGTGGTGACGCTGATCGAGGCGATTGCCACTCAGCCGCGCGACCTGGTGCTGATGCTCGACGACGTCCACCACATCGAGGACGTGCGCATCTGGCAAGCCCTGCAATGGCTGCTCGACTACGCGCCACCGCACTTGCACGTGGTTCTCTGTTCGCGTAACCGGCTTTCACTTTCACTGGCCCGCATGCATGCGCAAGGCTTGCTAAGTGTGTTCGATTTTCGCGATCTGCGTTTTAACCCGGTGGAGTCCGAGGCATATCTGCGCGAGCAGCTCGGCGTGGTCAGTCCGCGCGAAGCCAGGCAGCTGCATGAGCTGACCGATGGCTGGATTGCCGGCCTGCAATTGTTTGCCCTCGACATCAAGGCCAAGCATGGGGCCGGCTTTTCGCCCACTGCGCTGCGCGATGCCGGCACGTTCGCGCAGTACTTCGACCGCGAGGTCCTGAGTCAGCTGGATGCCGACGACCAGAAACTACTGACCTGCGCGGCCATCTGCGACCGCTTCAGCGCGCACCTGTGCGCGACCCTGGTGGGCGAGCCGCGGGCGGTGGCACGCATGATGACGCGTCTGGTCAGGCTCGACAGCAGCAATCTGTTCCTGATCCAGGTGAGTGACCATGACCAGGAGAGCTGGTATCGCCTTCACCCTTTGCTGCGGGAAGTCCTGCTCGCGCGCGTCGCCGCCATGCCGGAAGAACGGCAGCGCGCGCTCCATGCCGCAGCCTGGCGTTGGTTCGAGCAGCGCGACTACGTCGAGGAGGCGGTGGCGCACGCGGTGCTCGCCGGGGAGGCGGGCGCCGCGGCGGATGTGATTCTGGCGCGGGCTTCGGAGCTGCTTGCGCGAGATGGTCTCGGCCGGCTGACCCGGTTGCTCCGTTCGCTGCCCGCCGGGCTGGTCGAGTCGTACTTTGTGCTGCAGACCATGCAGGCGCACATCGATCTCCGGTCGCGCCACCTCGCTGCCGCAGAACAGGCTATCGAGCAGCTGGCCCTGAAGGCAGCCACCCTCGGCGAGCGTGAACGGTATGCGGTGACGGTATTGCGAGGCGGACTGGCGCTGATGCGGGACGACATCAGTGCCGCGACGGTGCTACTGCCGGAGCTCGAGCGCGTGCCGCCGGACGCGGACGATTTCATGCTGACCACGCGTGGCAATGTCGTGGGCTGGATTCACATGCACCGCGGCGAATATGAGCGCGCCCGGGAGGTGCTGGCCGACAGCACCGAGCAAGGTGGCGCGATGGTCAGCAGCCTCGTGGGGCGCTGCTTCGCCGGCCTCAGCCTGTCGATTGAAGGACGGTGCCTGGAAGCCGAGCCGGTATTCCGCCAGGTCCTGCACGAAGCCGAGCAACTGGGCGGCATCTACGTGGGCGCCGCACACATGGCTGCGGTGTTGCTGAGCGAAACATTGTACGAGCTCAACGAGATCGAAGCCGTCTGCAAACTGCTGGAGAAGCGGATAGAGCGACTCGAAGCGGTGTCGGTGCCCGATGCCGTGCTGCGCGCGCTGCAGATGCTCGCCCAGGCTCACCGGGTGGCGGGACGGAGCCTGGAGTCCGTGGCGTACCTGGACCGCCTGGAAGACTACGCGGTTCGGCACAGCCTTGACCGCCTTCTGGTGATTGCCCTTGGCGTCCGCTCGCGCTGGCTGCTGCTCGAGGGGGAACTCGATCCGGCCGAGGCAGCCGTCGCCCGAGCGCAGGCGCTGGCCGGTGATGGCACACGCCACGCCGCAACGTGGAGCGTTGACTTTGTCGCGACACTGGCCGTGAGCGGATTGTGCCTGCATCGCCATGACTACGATGGTGCCTTGTCGCATCTGACGCCATTGCTGGAGAGTGGGAAGCTGGCCTCGCGCGGCCGATACCTTGCGATCGTGCTGATGCAGTGTGCGGTTGCCGAGCGCGGGCGCGGCAATGCACGCGTTGCGTACGAGCGTCTGCGCGAGGCGCTGCGTTACGGCCAGCGGTTCGGACTGGTGCGCAGCTTGCTAGACGCCGCCCCCCATGGTGCGAGGCTCATCCAGGAGGCGCTTCAGGCGCAGGTGTTCGACCCTGTCCTTGCCTTCTTTGCGAGACGCCTGCTCGAAGCGTCGGAGCGATGGCGCGCTCGCGTGGTGCCGCCCGGCGCTGTACGCCGCGCTTCGCCGGTCCTGACCCTGAGCGAGCGCGAGGCCGAGGTGCTGAAGCTGATCTCGCAGGCGATGTCGAACAAGATGGTGGCACGCACCCTGTCCGTCTCCCCGGAGACGGTGAAGTGGCATCTGAAGAACATCTTCATCAAGCTGGGCGTCACCTGCCGCGACGAAGCCGTGGCGTTGCTGCGGGATGTCGAAGCCGACGCCTCGATGCAAGGGGCAGGCCAGTCGCGCTGA